Proteins found in one Exiguobacterium sp. 9-2 genomic segment:
- a CDS encoding ABC transporter permease, whose protein sequence is MLRFIWNSWWRNKERFILLLVGVLIVSTGLSYLIGTTQANNGTVVDELQKRWGSSYDIVVRPEGSRSVTEDLNLLEPNYMSGLDGGITRKQYETIKQIADVEVAAPIAMIGNYNTDAVKDTYNFKEPGIYKISFKDMQDTGLKKETESHSFFAGAGWFPPESDGLNRDISPQELGEFPIYGYGSSVMLAGIDPEAEAQLVGLDQATKKATHSRYFTKEDIVNDYGDGVWDIPLIMNSHEYVNASRTYRYEKVDIPLVKDSMTETVRSIMKKGGESYLKTLPVKDTKEYYISTKQASKQLVKNILEDKVPENAAGSFDWMYLKPSAVEYQTIASPFAKRWPFTYQVTPQEVAKEVLISKRSMYRKARIFGDGTGSLENVPKMHLNFIGVFDPKKLNISKDPLTELPMETYFPAKAQWVMDKNEKPVNPVREVKPTNDPYDFLTKPPSMLTTLDAAFKLRGDKAISAIRVNVKGVETMNATSEKKLKAVAQEIEDKTGLITDVTLGSSPQLALTYLPGLKGESALGWVQQPWIKLGSSMAIFQEAKVGMSGIILSVIAVALVYVFSSNIILLYARKKEFAILLSLGWRPRQLSKLLFLEATLLGTLVALISWTILGSFWLTTDHPIALSRIILIGLAGLLIYWGGTLVPMTLIRRIQPFESMRSGEVSKGRRFVRAQSVLGMSINQLATYWQRTILSTIAIALPTSLFIFFLFITFRLKGVLYATWLGEYVALEVGTMHYVAMGVALLIAILTTTEIMWQNVNERKSQLAVLKATGWRNGQIRTLVLSEGLMTGLFAGIIGLLIALAMIGFVYNQFPTGELGFLSVMLLIPAITGVLGALLPAQRAVSITPNAAIGSVATNTKATERRFRIALSAVGGALVVGVASLFFFATTEEGPTPTKPAQTASPSIKTTGTKLADVNESKKKKSSSKKVNSSNLDKLMNRGVVQTYPGDPKTQGNIFHVNKLLSSPPKELKLPTLDNEQYVTVPVILENYKDKDADDGYAIYKPNLFTLEDTNGNVYEAVDYENRNPDVWKDGYRYYPPSVSRVDLVFRVPREKNTYVLFATSEAIAKPTTVKIEVDAVNATSTTVKTGQKKQSKKTNTDVIKKLMDEGGKQTYPGDPNVMKYHGFKVSSAKRVQLPDLPSSKQAVSVTLELRVEGEATADSYIDYKPFTFPLIDSHKKSYTPEKTINHNKKAYSDNLGYLAPLHSKIDVIYIVPKNENTFVMNAYGGFTGYLYTVKIKL, encoded by the coding sequence ATGCTGAGATTCATCTGGAATTCCTGGTGGCGTAACAAGGAGCGGTTCATCCTGCTACTCGTCGGTGTCCTGATCGTCAGTACAGGACTCAGTTATTTAATCGGTACGACGCAAGCGAACAATGGAACGGTCGTCGATGAACTGCAAAAACGCTGGGGATCGTCCTACGATATCGTCGTTCGACCGGAAGGCAGTCGGAGCGTGACGGAAGACTTGAACCTGCTCGAGCCAAATTACATGAGTGGGCTCGACGGCGGGATCACCCGCAAGCAGTACGAGACGATCAAGCAAATCGCAGACGTCGAAGTCGCCGCACCGATTGCGATGATCGGAAACTACAATACAGATGCTGTGAAGGATACGTATAACTTCAAAGAGCCAGGCATTTATAAGATTTCATTCAAAGATATGCAAGATACTGGACTAAAAAAAGAAACAGAGTCTCACTCCTTCTTTGCTGGAGCCGGATGGTTCCCTCCTGAGAGTGACGGATTGAATCGAGATATTTCACCACAAGAATTAGGCGAGTTTCCTATTTACGGTTACGGGAGTTCGGTTATGCTTGCCGGGATTGATCCGGAAGCAGAAGCACAACTAGTCGGACTCGATCAAGCAACTAAGAAGGCAACACATAGTCGTTATTTCACGAAAGAAGATATTGTCAACGATTATGGTGACGGTGTATGGGACATCCCACTAATCATGAACAGCCACGAGTACGTGAATGCTTCGCGGACTTATCGCTATGAGAAAGTCGATATCCCGCTCGTTAAAGACTCAATGACTGAAACGGTTCGCAGTATCATGAAAAAAGGTGGCGAATCCTATCTCAAAACGCTTCCTGTCAAAGATACGAAAGAATACTATATTTCGACAAAGCAAGCGTCAAAACAACTCGTAAAGAATATTCTTGAAGATAAGGTTCCAGAAAATGCTGCTGGTAGCTTTGACTGGATGTATCTAAAACCATCAGCCGTCGAGTATCAAACAATTGCGAGTCCGTTTGCAAAACGTTGGCCATTTACTTATCAAGTGACGCCTCAAGAGGTTGCAAAAGAAGTCCTGATTTCGAAACGATCGATGTATCGAAAAGCTCGTATCTTCGGTGACGGCACAGGTAGCCTAGAAAACGTTCCGAAAATGCATTTGAACTTTATTGGTGTCTTTGATCCAAAAAAATTGAACATCTCGAAGGATCCGTTGACAGAACTGCCGATGGAGACCTATTTCCCGGCGAAAGCCCAATGGGTCATGGATAAGAATGAAAAACCGGTCAATCCGGTTCGGGAAGTTAAGCCGACGAATGACCCGTATGATTTCTTGACAAAACCACCATCGATGCTGACGACGCTTGACGCCGCCTTTAAGTTACGTGGTGATAAAGCAATTTCAGCCATTCGTGTCAACGTCAAAGGTGTTGAGACGATGAACGCAACGAGTGAGAAAAAGTTGAAAGCTGTCGCTCAAGAGATCGAGGATAAGACCGGTTTGATTACGGATGTTACGCTCGGCTCCTCACCACAACTCGCGCTGACATACCTCCCTGGATTAAAAGGTGAATCAGCACTCGGCTGGGTCCAGCAACCGTGGATCAAACTTGGTTCATCGATGGCAATTTTCCAGGAAGCGAAAGTCGGGATGAGTGGTATTATCTTGAGCGTCATCGCTGTCGCGCTCGTTTATGTCTTTAGTTCGAACATCATCTTACTTTATGCGCGAAAAAAAGAGTTCGCAATTTTACTGTCGCTCGGTTGGCGTCCACGTCAGCTCTCGAAGCTTCTGTTCCTAGAAGCAACTTTACTCGGCACACTCGTCGCCTTGATTTCTTGGACGATCCTTGGTTCGTTCTGGCTAACGACGGATCATCCGATTGCCTTATCACGGATCATCTTGATCGGACTTGCTGGTCTATTGATTTACTGGGGCGGTACGCTCGTCCCGATGACGCTCATCCGCCGGATTCAACCATTCGAAAGTATGCGTTCTGGTGAAGTCTCAAAAGGTCGTCGCTTCGTCCGGGCACAAAGTGTCCTTGGGATGAGCATCAACCAACTTGCAACGTATTGGCAACGGACGATCCTCTCGACGATCGCGATCGCCTTGCCAACGAGTCTATTCATCTTCTTCCTGTTCATCACCTTCCGACTGAAAGGTGTCCTGTATGCAACATGGCTCGGTGAATACGTTGCCCTTGAAGTCGGCACGATGCACTATGTTGCCATGGGTGTCGCTTTACTCATCGCCATCTTGACGACGACGGAGATCATGTGGCAAAACGTCAACGAGCGAAAGAGTCAGCTCGCTGTCTTAAAAGCAACCGGCTGGCGTAACGGACAAATCCGGACACTCGTCTTAAGTGAAGGATTGATGACGGGACTGTTCGCCGGAATCATCGGCTTACTAATCGCTCTTGCGATGATCGGCTTCGTCTATAACCAGTTCCCAACAGGTGAGCTTGGTTTCTTGAGTGTCATGTTGTTGATTCCTGCCATCACGGGAGTTCTCGGTGCCCTTTTACCCGCACAACGCGCCGTCAGCATTACACCAAATGCTGCGATTGGAAGTGTCGCGACGAATACGAAAGCGACCGAACGACGTTTCCGAATCGCCTTATCCGCAGTCGGTGGTGCCCTTGTCGTCGGTGTCGCTTCCCTATTCTTCTTTGCTACGACCGAAGAAGGACCGACACCAACAAAACCCGCGCAAACAGCTTCACCATCAATCAAGACGACAGGTACGAAATTGGCAGATGTAAATGAGTCTAAAAAGAAAAAATCATCCTCGAAGAAAGTCAATTCGAGTAATCTCGATAAACTGATGAATCGTGGTGTCGTTCAAACTTATCCGGGAGATCCTAAAACACAAGGTAATATTTTTCATGTTAATAAACTTCTCTCATCCCCTCCAAAAGAGTTGAAATTACCAACTCTTGATAATGAACAATATGTCACCGTTCCCGTCATCCTTGAAAACTACAAGGATAAAGACGCAGATGACGGATATGCTATTTATAAGCCAAATCTATTCACGTTAGAGGATACAAACGGAAACGTATACGAAGCTGTCGATTATGAGAACCGGAATCCAGATGTATGGAAGGATGGCTATCGTTATTATCCACCTTCCGTTTCACGCGTCGATCTTGTCTTCCGTGTTCCACGTGAAAAAAACACCTATGTTCTTTTCGCGACAAGTGAAGCGATTGCCAAACCGACGACCGTCAAAATTGAAGTCGATGCTGTGAATGCTACTTCAACCACCGTGAAGACCGGACAAAAAAAGCAGTCGAAAAAAACAAATACAGATGTCATCAAGAAATTGATGGATGAAGGTGGAAAGCAAACTTACCCAGGTGATCCTAATGTAATGAAGTACCAT
- a CDS encoding chloride channel protein — protein MKPHLTHFLHCLILGAIVGLTAALFLSGVNASIHYVWEWLPSVLDVSFYGLGVGLLGGIGVGLIQKSVGDYPKTMHETLANFKQEGRVPYRGALWKNAVAAWIVLTCGASLGPEAALISILGGMVTWIGDRLRLTEPERQSFLQTGYAAMLATIFHAPFVSVSEAIEEEPMQQATSRWQKVQRIFYYGICTLVAFACFRFIMHLVPHDRVFAIKIPPITWNATVMWFILPAILLGIAFGLFFIWTERVTNWMVSRVGNPILLALIAGIAIGLASMISSYLLFSGEHDIFDFTKEGSSWTIGALLLLAIGKVGLTHLCFSCGWKGGKIFPLIFSSTVMAFCLSQLSPFMPGLIVTLVVTASCTVVLRQPLVTATLLLFLFPLQFFPLILLVCLGVQQFMNYYGNRLALSDK, from the coding sequence ATGAAACCACATCTGACGCACTTCTTGCATTGTCTGATCCTCGGAGCAATCGTCGGATTGACGGCTGCCTTGTTTTTAAGTGGTGTGAACGCATCGATTCATTATGTATGGGAGTGGTTACCGTCTGTACTCGATGTATCTTTCTATGGACTTGGCGTCGGTCTACTCGGTGGTATCGGTGTTGGTCTTATTCAAAAGTCGGTAGGTGATTACCCGAAGACGATGCATGAGACGCTTGCTAACTTCAAGCAAGAAGGTCGTGTACCTTATCGCGGTGCTCTCTGGAAAAACGCCGTTGCCGCATGGATCGTGCTGACGTGTGGAGCGAGTTTAGGACCGGAAGCTGCGTTGATCAGCATCTTAGGGGGAATGGTGACGTGGATCGGTGATCGGTTACGGTTGACGGAGCCGGAGCGGCAAAGTTTCTTGCAGACGGGATACGCTGCGATGTTAGCGACGATTTTTCATGCCCCGTTCGTCAGTGTCTCTGAAGCGATCGAGGAGGAACCGATGCAGCAAGCAACGTCACGCTGGCAAAAGGTACAACGCATCTTTTATTACGGCATTTGTACGCTCGTCGCTTTTGCCTGTTTTCGTTTCATCATGCACCTCGTACCCCATGACCGCGTGTTCGCTATTAAGATACCACCGATTACGTGGAATGCGACTGTCATGTGGTTCATCCTTCCGGCGATTCTCCTCGGGATCGCGTTTGGACTTTTCTTCATATGGACGGAGCGGGTGACGAACTGGATGGTTTCCCGCGTCGGAAATCCAATCCTTCTCGCACTCATCGCGGGAATCGCGATTGGTCTTGCATCCATGATTTCCTCTTACTTATTGTTTTCTGGTGAACATGACATCTTCGATTTTACGAAAGAGGGATCCTCCTGGACAATCGGTGCCTTATTGTTGCTTGCGATCGGAAAGGTGGGGTTGACGCATCTTTGTTTTTCCTGCGGCTGGAAAGGCGGAAAGATATTCCCGTTAATTTTTTCGAGCACAGTCATGGCATTCTGTCTCAGCCAATTAAGTCCGTTCATGCCTGGATTGATCGTGACACTTGTCGTTACGGCAAGTTGTACTGTCGTCTTGCGTCAGCCACTCGTGACCGCTACGCTTCTCCTCTTTCTATTCCCGTTGCAGTTCTTTCCATTGATCCTACTTGTCTGCCTTGGCGTTCAACAATTCATGAACTACTACGGAAACCGTCTTGCATTATCCGATAAATAA
- a CDS encoding LysR family transcriptional regulator, protein MIDFEWYRSFIHVYQQRSVSAAAKFRFLTQPAVSQHIAALEAELETTLFIRAPRQMIPTDAGTALYTQVVGLIDRLEELSLEMKYEAGEQSRPVLKFGGPTEFVTHGIVPKLPLDVAQFTVVFDLTVPLLQRLLANELDFIIATKRIDEPGVQYVPIADERFHLIAPIGYDAPETDLKEWMDRQRWISYGLELPIIRRYYQTQFGERPGIRPEMILPNVDAILKAIEVGHGISILPDYLVEAAVSAGRVQRIAPERFATNQLYVAYRTDSRHDPVLQQVIVVLQS, encoded by the coding sequence ATGATCGATTTTGAATGGTACCGGAGTTTCATTCACGTTTATCAACAGCGTTCCGTCTCGGCGGCGGCAAAATTTCGTTTTTTGACGCAACCGGCGGTCAGCCAGCATATCGCGGCACTGGAAGCAGAACTTGAGACGACCTTGTTCATCCGTGCGCCACGGCAAATGATTCCGACGGACGCGGGAACAGCCCTCTATACACAAGTCGTCGGATTGATCGACCGGCTCGAGGAGTTATCGCTTGAGATGAAGTACGAAGCAGGGGAGCAATCTCGTCCGGTCTTGAAGTTCGGGGGACCGACGGAATTCGTGACGCATGGGATCGTACCAAAGCTACCGCTCGACGTCGCACAGTTCACGGTAGTCTTTGATTTGACGGTTCCCTTGTTGCAACGCTTGCTTGCGAATGAGCTCGACTTCATCATCGCAACGAAGCGGATCGATGAACCGGGAGTCCAGTATGTCCCGATCGCTGACGAACGCTTTCATTTGATCGCTCCAATCGGATACGATGCTCCGGAAACGGATCTAAAGGAATGGATGGACCGACAACGCTGGATTAGCTATGGACTCGAGTTACCAATCATTCGTCGGTACTATCAGACGCAGTTCGGAGAACGACCTGGGATTCGTCCGGAAATGATCTTACCGAACGTCGATGCGATACTAAAGGCGATCGAAGTAGGACACGGGATTAGCATCTTGCCCGATTATCTCGTCGAAGCAGCGGTCAGCGCTGGACGGGTACAACGGATTGCGCCGGAACGATTCGCGACGAATCAGTTATATGTCGCTTATCGAACGGACTCGCGCCACGATCCGGTTTTGCAACAGGTGATTGTTGTCTTACAATCGTAA
- a CDS encoding potassium channel family protein, whose amino-acid sequence MIQNFFHVIRILFKQEEQKALMIMVGALFLIGTVFYHNVEQFSILDAFYFSVMTLATVGYGDLVPQTAFGKLFSIGYVMLGVGVLSAVIVNFNMALKQYHQDKKKKEEQK is encoded by the coding sequence TTGATCCAAAATTTTTTTCATGTCATCCGTATCTTATTCAAGCAAGAAGAACAGAAAGCATTGATGATCATGGTCGGGGCACTTTTCTTGATTGGGACGGTCTTCTATCACAATGTCGAACAGTTCAGTATTCTAGATGCCTTTTATTTCTCCGTCATGACACTCGCGACTGTCGGATACGGGGATCTCGTCCCACAGACAGCGTTCGGTAAATTGTTTTCGATCGGTTACGTCATGCTTGGTGTCGGTGTTCTCAGTGCCGTCATCGTGAACTTTAATATGGCATTAAAACAATATCACCAGGACAAGAAGAAGAAGGAGGAGCAGAAATGA
- a CDS encoding MFS transporter, with amino-acid sequence MSNWKYPGLLLLGVGVSNIGAWVYFIALNLIVLERTGSAFAVSVLYILLPISALLTSLWSGSVVDRINQRRLLVMLDVGRAALVFSLTLIDSLYVLYALVFILNIGNTLFETSSLIYMTKLVPETSRQRFNALKNFIQSAGFILGPSIAGFLFLIGSPETAIVLNAGALLCSATLLSVLPDVRLAATIAVPFSLRVILKDWKETFQFARTRRYITLVYAFYALMIVLMSGLDSLEASFATIVLQMDESTYGFLVSIAGIGIICGSAVNATFTHRLSLRFLIQFGALMTPVGYLIFASATSFLIAAIGFFLLSFALAFANTGFMTFAQTHIPVELMGRFLSSIHVVQSTGVILLTALIGLYAETSIRLTYTVAAVSFLFISGLIVWIVQDRTKRHYFATETDETIKLSS; translated from the coding sequence ATGTCGAATTGGAAATACCCTGGATTGCTGTTACTTGGTGTCGGTGTCTCGAACATTGGAGCTTGGGTCTACTTCATCGCTTTGAATTTAATCGTCCTCGAACGAACGGGATCGGCGTTCGCCGTCTCCGTTCTCTATATCCTGTTACCGATCTCCGCGCTGTTGACGAGTCTTTGGTCCGGCAGTGTCGTCGATCGAATCAATCAACGTCGCTTGCTCGTCATGCTTGACGTCGGGCGCGCCGCGCTCGTCTTTTCGTTGACATTGATCGATTCATTGTATGTTCTTTATGCGCTCGTCTTCATCTTGAACATCGGTAACACGCTATTTGAGACATCCTCATTGATCTACATGACGAAGCTCGTGCCAGAGACTAGTCGCCAACGGTTCAATGCATTAAAGAATTTCATTCAGTCGGCCGGTTTCATTCTCGGACCATCGATTGCCGGCTTTTTATTTTTAATCGGTTCTCCTGAGACGGCGATTGTCCTCAACGCGGGAGCACTGTTGTGTTCTGCCACTTTATTGTCCGTCTTGCCTGACGTCCGCTTGGCGGCGACTATAGCAGTCCCCTTCTCACTCCGAGTGATTCTTAAGGACTGGAAAGAAACCTTTCAGTTTGCACGGACTCGGCGCTACATCACGCTCGTCTACGCCTTCTATGCGCTGATGATCGTCTTGATGAGCGGACTCGATTCGCTTGAAGCCTCGTTTGCGACGATCGTTTTGCAGATGGACGAGAGTACGTATGGATTCCTCGTCAGTATCGCCGGAATCGGCATCATCTGTGGTTCCGCGGTCAATGCAACCTTTACGCATCGCTTGTCGCTCCGGTTCTTGATCCAGTTTGGGGCACTGATGACGCCTGTCGGTTACTTGATCTTTGCCTCGGCGACGTCATTCTTGATTGCAGCGATCGGCTTTTTCTTGCTAAGTTTTGCCCTTGCATTCGCAAACACTGGCTTCATGACGTTTGCTCAAACACACATTCCGGTCGAATTGATGGGACGGTTCCTCAGTAGCATCCACGTTGTACAATCGACTGGTGTCATTCTACTGACTGCCTTGATCGGTCTATATGCCGAGACCTCGATCCGCTTGACGTATACCGTCGCTGCAGTCAGCTTCCTGTTCATCAGTGGATTGATCGTTTGGATCGTCCAGGATCGAACGAAACGCCATTATTTCGCGACGGAAACGGACGAAACGATCAAACTTTCGTCATGA
- a CDS encoding GNAT family N-acetyltransferase, which produces MHLTAKRIFLRPLDVTDAHVLFEQTQDETLRYLTDTTVTFSLEQIERHILSIQADPTRFDFAICLNSGEIIGECSILDIDAELKQAGFRISMRALPWTGQGYGTEAIACIIRFCFEELRLHQLELEVFSHNERAIAAYKKVGFDIVETIPDAVSYEGRSFDEIIMRKCSPLYA; this is translated from the coding sequence ATGCACCTGACCGCAAAACGAATTTTCCTACGCCCGCTTGACGTGACGGATGCACACGTCTTATTCGAACAAACCCAGGATGAGACATTACGTTACCTGACTGATACGACGGTGACGTTTTCGCTCGAACAGATCGAACGACATATTCTTTCGATTCAAGCTGATCCAACGCGCTTTGATTTCGCCATCTGTTTGAACTCCGGTGAAATAATCGGCGAGTGTTCGATTTTAGACATCGATGCAGAGTTGAAACAAGCAGGCTTTCGTATTTCGATGCGTGCCCTCCCCTGGACCGGTCAAGGGTACGGGACAGAAGCGATCGCGTGTATCATCCGGTTTTGTTTCGAGGAACTTCGACTTCATCAACTTGAACTTGAAGTGTTTTCGCATAATGAACGAGCCATCGCTGCGTATAAAAAAGTTGGCTTTGACATCGTAGAAACGATTCCTGATGCTGTATCCTATGAAGGGCGTTCGTTCGACGAAATCATCATGCGGAAATGTAGCCCACTCTATGCTTAA
- a CDS encoding zinc-binding dehydrogenase: protein MKAVTVTGHGGLDHLKYIDMQTPQPKQGEVLIEIKACALNNTEIWMREGAYGAENESGWKAEGVQFPRVPGSDISGRIVAVGGGVAESEIGRDVVLFPFTASGEIADEQSAEDLSFIGSEYDGGYAEYVCWPLELCYDMPLASYTDSAVFSVSGLTAWHMVEQLNLQQGQTLLVTGASGGVGSLNVQIAKRVFGARVVALVGDLKLTDQLQELGADLVVSYREADWDQQVMQEVGPVDAILDVVGDAVFKQGLDLLKRGGTYCISGSSGGQVTSLDFRTLYLKHIRLQGSVLGNRHDYEKLLEAVRAQTIQPVIDRTFSLAEAREAQAYFKQAGKFGKVVLLP, encoded by the coding sequence ATGAAGGCAGTCACGGTCACAGGACATGGTGGGCTAGATCATCTGAAGTACATTGATATGCAAACACCTCAACCGAAACAAGGCGAGGTGCTGATTGAAATCAAAGCCTGTGCCTTGAACAATACAGAAATCTGGATGCGGGAAGGCGCTTATGGTGCGGAGAATGAGTCGGGCTGGAAAGCGGAAGGTGTGCAATTCCCCCGAGTTCCCGGTTCAGACATTAGCGGACGGATCGTCGCGGTTGGAGGCGGTGTCGCGGAATCAGAAATCGGACGAGACGTCGTCTTGTTCCCGTTCACGGCGAGTGGAGAAATCGCTGACGAACAAAGTGCCGAGGACTTATCGTTTATCGGTTCCGAGTACGACGGCGGATACGCGGAGTATGTCTGCTGGCCGCTCGAACTCTGTTACGACATGCCGCTTGCTTCCTATACGGACAGTGCGGTCTTCTCGGTCAGTGGATTGACGGCGTGGCACATGGTCGAACAACTTAACTTACAACAAGGACAGACGTTACTTGTAACAGGTGCCAGTGGTGGTGTCGGCTCACTCAACGTCCAGATTGCGAAACGTGTCTTCGGTGCCCGTGTCGTCGCACTCGTCGGTGACTTGAAGCTGACGGATCAATTGCAAGAACTCGGGGCGGACCTGGTCGTTTCCTACCGTGAGGCGGACTGGGATCAGCAGGTCATGCAAGAAGTTGGTCCGGTCGATGCGATTCTCGACGTCGTCGGCGATGCGGTGTTTAAACAAGGACTGGATCTGCTGAAGCGCGGCGGAACGTACTGTATTTCCGGATCGTCCGGGGGACAGGTGACGTCGCTCGATTTTCGGACACTTTACTTGAAACATATCCGTCTACAAGGATCCGTCCTTGGAAATCGCCATGATTATGAGAAATTACTCGAGGCGGTTCGGGCGCAGACGATTCAGCCCGTCATCGACCGGACGTTCTCGCTCGCTGAAGCGCGAGAAGCCCAAGCGTACTTTAAACAAGCTGGCAAATTCGGCAAGGTCGTCTTGCTACCATAA